The Nitrospirota bacterium genome window below encodes:
- a CDS encoding flagellar hook protein FlgE → MGLLSSLFAGVSGLNANGTALSVIGNNIANMQTVGFKSSKATFADLISSSISGGSGSVQTGIGVALTSVQGNFSQGSLATSANVLDMAIDGNGFFIVQDAQGGTFYSRAGTFRLDKDNNVVDPSGFKLRGFLADTTGTITGSIGDVSLPSTTASPNDTNLAFLAANLNSAAPITGVEGNVVGSAASATTSAVGNLSFNINLNGDGAQVVTVAAGLTGAALATAIQNGVRALTPADPFRTAAYTGFTASVNAAGFFTFASGLAGVTNNTTTGTGAVVVTANGADTLGANLNMLAGTSTTGTNFSIADPTGTSNFSTSMTVYDSLGNSHLLTTYFTKAGSNTWNYNVTANSNDVVTANYASANIDATLGITRVGAGTLTFGTDGTLDRESVAIRFDTGTAAGTAGTVPGQMQIDFNGATPDQLLTYNYGTSVTTEGGNGLDGTTQFGSQSAVVQLTQDGYAAGSLQAFSVDGNGVINGRFSNGQLRALAQVVLARFPDPLGLTRTGNNTFAESGNSGQPVTGVPESAGLGKLKSNTLELSNVDLGESFIDMIAAQRGFQANSRVITTSDEILQELVNLKR, encoded by the coding sequence ATGGGTCTTTTGTCCTCATTGTTTGCCGGTGTCAGCGGACTTAATGCGAACGGTACCGCTTTGTCGGTGATCGGCAACAACATCGCCAATATGCAAACGGTCGGATTCAAATCGAGCAAAGCGACCTTTGCCGATTTGATCAGTTCATCGATATCGGGCGGATCCGGTTCCGTCCAGACCGGCATCGGCGTCGCGCTGACGTCGGTGCAAGGCAACTTCTCACAGGGGTCGTTGGCCACGTCGGCCAACGTCCTCGATATGGCGATCGACGGCAACGGATTCTTCATTGTGCAGGATGCCCAGGGCGGCACCTTCTACAGTCGAGCGGGGACGTTCCGGTTGGATAAGGATAACAATGTCGTCGATCCGAGCGGTTTTAAATTACGGGGCTTTCTCGCCGACACGACCGGGACGATTACCGGGTCGATCGGCGATGTGTCGCTTCCCTCTACCACCGCTTCGCCGAATGACACAAATTTAGCGTTCCTGGCTGCGAACTTGAATTCAGCCGCACCGATTACGGGCGTGGAAGGGAATGTCGTCGGCTCCGCGGCATCTGCCACGACGAGTGCCGTCGGCAACCTTTCATTTAATATCAATTTGAACGGCGACGGGGCCCAGGTCGTAACAGTGGCTGCCGGCTTGACGGGCGCGGCCTTAGCCACCGCCATTCAGAACGGTGTGCGTGCGTTGACGCCCGCCGACCCGTTTCGAACCGCCGCCTATACAGGCTTCACCGCTTCGGTCAATGCGGCGGGGTTTTTCACCTTTGCGTCAGGGCTCGCTGGGGTGACTAATAACACGACCACCGGCACAGGAGCGGTCGTCGTCACGGCCAATGGCGCCGACACCTTGGGCGCGAACCTCAATATGCTGGCCGGGACATCCACGACAGGCACGAACTTCAGTATTGCCGATCCGACAGGGACCTCGAATTTTTCGACGTCGATGACCGTCTACGATTCTCTTGGAAATAGTCACCTCCTCACGACCTATTTCACCAAGGCCGGAAGTAATACCTGGAACTACAATGTAACGGCCAACAGCAATGACGTGGTGACGGCCAACTATGCCTCGGCGAATATCGATGCCACACTCGGCATCACCAGGGTCGGGGCCGGGACCCTCACATTTGGCACGGACGGTACGCTCGACCGCGAGAGTGTGGCCATCCGGTTTGATACAGGGACGGCAGCCGGGACAGCCGGGACAGTGCCGGGGCAAATGCAAATCGATTTCAACGGGGCGACGCCCGATCAGCTGCTCACCTATAACTATGGCACCAGTGTCACGACGGAGGGTGGTAACGGATTGGACGGCACGACTCAGTTCGGCTCGCAATCCGCGGTGGTTCAACTGACGCAAGACGGGTATGCGGCCGGTTCACTCCAGGCCTTTTCGGTCGACGGGAACGGGGTCATCAATGGACGGTTCTCCAACGGTCAGTTGCGGGCGCTGGCTCAAGTGGTTTTGGCACGTTTTCCCGACCCCCTTGGTTTGACTCGAACCGGGAACAATACCTTTGCGGAGTCCGGCAACTCAGGGCAACCGGTGACGGGAGTTCCGGAGAGCGCGGGATTGGGCAAATTGAAGTCCAATACGCTGGAACTGTCGAATGTCGATTTGGGTGAAAGTTTTATCGACATGATCGCCGCCCAACGTGGTTTCCAAGCCAACTCTCGCGTCATCACGACATCCGATGAGATTCTCCAAGAACTCGTCAATCTCAAGCGGTAG
- a CDS encoding flagellar basal body-associated FliL family protein, producing MSDAAAAEDGKAPVAVSAGIPMKMVIIIVVGTLLLGIGAAFAIFKMTSGGHGGDEAKTEASEPKASESKAESHGESGHKGEGKAVVAKGVMFDVDPFIVNLADAQDVKYLKLTVKLEMDNQEGADALTERIPQVRDTILVLLTSKESSSIRTTQGKFQLRDEITQRVNSLLPKPAVHTVYFTDFVVQ from the coding sequence ATGTCAGATGCAGCAGCTGCTGAAGATGGGAAGGCCCCGGTCGCAGTCTCCGCCGGGATCCCCATGAAAATGGTCATCATCATTGTTGTCGGGACTCTCTTGCTGGGCATCGGAGCGGCCTTCGCAATTTTCAAGATGACCTCTGGAGGGCATGGAGGCGACGAGGCGAAAACAGAGGCCAGCGAACCGAAAGCCAGCGAGTCGAAAGCCGAGAGTCACGGCGAGAGCGGGCATAAAGGAGAGGGGAAAGCCGTCGTGGCTAAGGGCGTCATGTTCGATGTGGACCCCTTCATCGTCAACTTGGCCGATGCCCAAGATGTGAAGTATTTGAAGCTGACGGTGAAGCTGGAGATGGACAATCAGGAGGGGGCGGATGCCTTGACCGAACGCATCCCGCAGGTACGCGATACGATTCTTGTGCTGTTAACCAGCAAAGAATCTTCGTCGATTCGTACGACCCAGGGGAAATTCCAGCTGCGCGACGAAATTACGCAGCGGGTCAACAGTCTGCTCCCCAAACCGGCCGTCCATACGGTGTATTTCACTGACTTCGTCGTGCAGTAG
- the fliM gene encoding flagellar motor switch protein FliM encodes MEKILSQDEIDALLKGVDSGAVESKPAEEPAAASGAKQFDLFNQERIIRGRMPTLELINDRFIRRQTISWGAALHDTIEFAVVGTQITKFGEFLKKVPMPSSMNVFHMEPLRSNGLFVMDAFLVYLIVDYFFGGKGQTHVKPEGRDFTPIQLRVIKKLVQQAFLDLEKAWEALMTVKIQHVRSESNPQFAMVVSASEIVAVVTLQVVIGETARDMFIVYPYSMLEPIKEKLYSGLVSDHVEQDGGWAGRFRERLQECELNVAVRLGTASVKVQDVLNFTAGDVIVLDQRPGDPLDCFVEGYLKFQGSPGVFKGNHACRVSKVIA; translated from the coding sequence ATGGAAAAAATCCTCTCCCAAGACGAAATCGATGCTCTCTTAAAGGGAGTTGATTCCGGTGCCGTCGAATCCAAACCGGCAGAGGAGCCGGCTGCTGCATCGGGGGCTAAGCAGTTCGATCTGTTCAATCAAGAGCGGATCATTCGCGGACGGATGCCGACGCTCGAGTTGATCAACGATCGTTTCATTCGCCGGCAAACGATTTCGTGGGGGGCGGCGCTCCATGACACGATTGAATTCGCCGTCGTCGGCACACAGATCACCAAGTTCGGCGAATTCCTCAAGAAGGTGCCGATGCCGTCCTCGATGAACGTCTTTCATATGGAGCCGCTTCGGAGTAACGGGCTCTTTGTCATGGACGCGTTCCTGGTCTATCTGATTGTCGATTACTTTTTCGGCGGCAAAGGGCAGACACACGTCAAACCGGAAGGCCGCGACTTTACGCCGATCCAATTGCGCGTCATCAAAAAACTGGTCCAGCAGGCCTTCCTCGATCTCGAGAAAGCCTGGGAAGCGCTGATGACGGTCAAGATCCAGCATGTGCGCTCGGAAAGTAACCCCCAGTTTGCCATGGTGGTCTCCGCCTCCGAGATCGTGGCTGTGGTGACGCTGCAAGTGGTGATCGGTGAAACCGCCCGCGATATGTTCATCGTCTATCCCTATTCCATGCTCGAACCTATCAAAGAAAAGCTCTATTCGGGACTGGTGTCCGATCATGTCGAGCAAGACGGCGGGTGGGCCGGCCGGTTTCGGGAGAGATTGCAAGAATGCGAACTCAATGTCGCCGTCAGGCTCGGGACCGCCTCCGTCAAGGTGCAAGACGTGCTCAACTTTACGGCGGGAGATGTCATCGTCTTGGATCAACGGCCGGGCGATCCCCTGGATTGTTTTGTCGAGGGATATTTGAAGTTTCAAGGAAGCCCCGGTGTCTTCAAGGGGAACCATGCCTGTCGTGTATCGAAGGTGATTGCGTAA
- the fliN gene encoding flagellar motor switch protein FliN, with the protein MADTDVTKPESGTSSPPVASFPQVDNGGAVPAQKNLDFILDIPMQVTVQVGSTKMAIRELLQLGQGSVVELEKLAGEAMEVLVNNKLIARGEVVVVNEKYGIRLTDVISTVERVQQLG; encoded by the coding sequence ATGGCTGATACCGACGTCACAAAACCTGAATCCGGTACATCGTCCCCTCCGGTGGCTTCGTTTCCGCAGGTCGACAATGGTGGAGCTGTGCCGGCGCAGAAGAATTTGGATTTTATCCTCGATATTCCCATGCAGGTGACCGTGCAGGTGGGGTCGACCAAGATGGCAATTCGAGAATTACTGCAGCTCGGGCAGGGGTCTGTGGTCGAACTCGAAAAACTTGCGGGCGAAGCCATGGAAGTGCTGGTCAATAATAAGCTGATAGCGCGCGGTGAAGTGGTGGTGGTGAACGAGAAATACGGCATCCGGTTGACCGATGTCATCAGCACGGTCGAACGGGTTCAGCAACTCGGCTAG